Proteins from a single region of Ziziphus jujuba cultivar Dongzao chromosome 1, ASM3175591v1:
- the LOC107408338 gene encoding DCC family protein At1g52590, chloroplastic: protein MKFKGILIKSQFPHLCMSLRVFQQSLTFAQTLTKPLKLMAFVIPGGCVRLGVSPPRRAHIKRRLTVFATVSPPRGRDDVVNWVKATSGFFEQDTRPIMLFDGVCNLCNGGVKFVRDNDRNGRIRFEALQSEAGKKLLRRSGREPDDISSVVLVEKERSYIKSEAVLKIMEYIDLPFPQLAFFLQFIPLFIRDFAYDNVANNRYTIFGRTESCEL, encoded by the exons ATGAAATTTAAGGGGATTCTGATTAAATCACAATTCCCCCATTTGTGTATGAGTCTCAGAGTTTTCCAACAATCACTAACATTCGCTCAGACTTTAACCAAACCGTTAAAGCTCATGGCGTTTGTGATTCCCGGTGGATGCGTACGATTAGGCGTGTCACCACCACGCCGGGCGCACATTAAACGGAGACTCACTGTGTTTGCGACTGTGTCCCCTCCACGAGGCCGAGACGATGTGGTGAATTGGGTCAAAGCAACCTCGGGCTTCTTTGAGCAAGACACCAGGCCCATCATGCTATTTGAcg GTGTTTGCAACTTGTGTAATGGAGGTGTAAAATTTGTACGCGATAATGATCGAAATGG GAGAATAAGGTTTGAGGCTCTGCAGAGTGAAGCAGGCAAGAAACTGCTAAGGAGGTCAGGAAGAGAACCTGATGATATTTCGAGTGTCGTACTTGTTGAGAAAGAGAG ATCATACATCAAGTCAGAAGCTGTTCTAAAGATAATGGAATACATAGACTTACCATTCCCTCAGCTAGCTTTCTTTCTTCAGTTCATACCGCT GTTCATAAGAGATTTTGCCTATGACAATGTTGCTAACAACCGTTATACAATTTTTGGTCGCACAGAATCATGTGAACTGTAA
- the LOC107408360 gene encoding RHOMBOID-like protein 5, whose protein sequence is MGRWSESPPDIEKGRGMSRSPLPPPPPPHFSPPTPKPWFSWMVPLIFVVNVAMFVYSMYRNNCPHNKAKGHHCILEDEFKRFSFQPFHENPLLGPSTNTLKKLGALEKALVVKDGQAWRLLSCMWLHAGVIHIVSNMFSLLFIGIRLEQEFGFFRIGLLYVLAGFGGSLMSCINLDIAGKPTLSVGASGALFGLLGAMLSELFTNWTIYANKCAALLTLIVIIAINLAFGFLPHVDNSAHIGGFISGFFLGFILLVRPQYGYVSRRYIPAGYDIKRKSKYKWYQYILWFLALIALIIFYLYCLIKIYK, encoded by the exons ATggggaggtggtcggaatcacCGCCGGACATCGAGAAAGGTCGTGGAATGTCCAGATCGCCTTTGCCGCCTCCACCGCCACCACATTTTAGCCCTCCTACGCCCAAGCCATGGTTCTCGTGGATGGTCCCTCTTATATTTGTGGTAAATGTTGCCATGTTTGTGTATAGCATGTACAGAAACAATTGCCCCCACAACAAGGCAAAGGGCCACCATTGTATTCTCGAAGATGAATTCAAGAGGTTCTCTTTCCAACCCTTCCATGAAAATCCCCTCCTTGGCCCTTCTACCAACAC GCTCAAAAAACTAGGAGCTCTAGAAAAAGCTTTGGTGGTGAAAGATGGCCAGGCATGGCGTCTCCTTTCTTGCATGTGGCTTCATGCTGGTGTTATCCACATAGTTTCCAATATGTTTAGCCTTCTGTTTATTGGAATCAGACTTGAGCAGGAATTTGGATTTT TCAGGATAGGACTCTTGTATGTGCTTGCTGGTTTTGGTGGAAGCTTGATGTCTTGTATTAATCTTGATATTGCTGGTAAACCAACCCTATCAGTCGGTGCATCTGGTGCGCTTTTTGGATTGTTGGGAGCCATGCTTTCGGAGCTCTTCACAAACTGGACAATCTATGCAAATAAG TGTGCAGCACTTCTAACTCTCATCGTCATTATTGCAATAAATTTGGCATTTGGGTTTCTACCTCATGTTGACAATTCAGCTCATATAGGAGGATTCATCTCAGGGTTTTTCCTGGGTTTTATTCTTCTAGTTCGTCCCCAGTATGGATATGTTAGCCGCAGGTACATTCCAGCAGGATACGACATAAAACGCAAATCCAAGTACAAGTGGTAccaatatatattatggttCCTGGCATTGATCGCCTTAATTATCTt CTACCTATACTGCTTGATTAAGATATATAAGTGA